In a single window of the Larimichthys crocea isolate SSNF chromosome XVII, L_crocea_2.0, whole genome shotgun sequence genome:
- the foxq1b gene encoding forkhead box protein Q1b, translating to MKLEVFSAHHFAQKPLELCMDAEGGVPSPLSGDELGSDGDCVANSPAPVTQSGDGSKGKPYTRRPKPPYSYIALIAMAIRESSSGRLTLAEINDYLMKKFPFFRGSYTGWRNSVRHNLSLNDCFLKVLRDPSRPWGKDNYWMLNPQSEYTFADGVFRRRRKRIAKRSSKEQDSPDILSEDTRLPAPEERVGTKFSSSFAIDSILSTPFKRREDSHVDAETHAPRFYWPPGTHILPYALSYPAQHTYLSEGQYSSTEPSRDALTYLQQTAPPEAALHALKMPNKARGFHIDSLLS from the coding sequence ATGAAACTTGAAGTTTTCTCTGCGCACCACTTCGCGCAGAAGCCGCTGGAGTTGTGCATGGACGCAGAAGGGGGAGTCCCGTCTCCTCTATCCGGGGACGAGCTGGGGTCGGACGGGGACTGCGTGGCCAACAGCCCGGCACCTGTCACCCAGAGCGGCGACGGCAGCAAGGGGAAGCCCTACACCCGCAGACCCAAACCCCCTTACTCCTACATCGCCCTAATCGCCATGGCCATCCGGGAGTCCAGCAGCGGCCGCCTCACTCTGGCGGAGATCAACGACTACCTGATGAAGAAGTTCCCGTTTTTCCGCGGCAGCTACACCGGCTGGAGGAACTCGGTGCGCCACAACCTGTCACTCAACGACTGCTTCCTCAAAGTGCTGCGGGACCCATCCAGGCCATGGGGCAAGGACAACTACTGGATGCTCAACCCGCAAAGCGAGTACACCTTCGCTGACGGGGTGTTCCGCCGCAGGAGGAAGCGCATCGCCAAGAGGTCCTCCAAGGAGCAGGACAGCCCGGACATCCTCAGCGAGGACACCCGCCTCCCCGCCCCGGAGGAGAGGGTGGGGACCAAGTTCTCCAGCTCCTTCGCCATCGACAGCATCCTCAGCACACCTTTCAAACGGAGGGAGGACAGCCACGTTGACGCAGAGACCCACGCCCCCCGGTTTTACTGGCCCCCAGGGACCCACATACTGCCTTACGCTCTGAGCTATCCGGCACAGCACACGTACCTGTCAGAGGGGCagtacagcagcacagagcccAGCAGGGATGCACTCACATACCTCCAGCAGACAGCACCACCTGAGGCCGCTCTCCACGCGCTCAAGATGCCCAACAAGGCGCGTGGTTTCCATATAGACTCTTTGCTGTCATAA